The following proteins come from a genomic window of Pseudochaenichthys georgianus chromosome 19, fPseGeo1.2, whole genome shotgun sequence:
- the LOC117464689 gene encoding uncharacterized protein isoform X1: protein MHREAERTPEKMSARQSVRVLDALLEEECMPEVTLLDDTCDSFLHGGMPATPVTAGSLKSWITSLQPSQLTSSPNSNTTTEIIRPLNKSMDFSQSHVNISKVENYTCNTKWDGMKKLSEIRSIDSKSDKENNKGYSPVLSRHAWTTANDSDDKMKDISESICAPLGWQESSYFPDITLLDATRDSELSQVEDLSSTDETQETPVANLENNQPPSEFSEQRGTEPDRSYMVPGEELSSTSTITGHVTHTTISFSEKSDKSVGGNRTQTFLEVTQNISSSSVFENSRPSLEPIGPNMVKIETSAEKTIGTHPANVTHDLSSSSDMSAQCAASQLSTSDGKCNTSLKNVTSELHVEPVLDCNSVEANDKSLTSHDAEVTTKETQPSPKTSGSVNGMSANGTFTSLQPSQSSSSTDLNATAEITSPQNKTLDLPPSDVNSCKAKSQVTVDATSVINNSIEGSQNQNYSTVNASGPGNMVNATFPRHSLRTSSAGTILVESGAGTFCLENNTFDAKLLPKQNGTMTLSESGPRDRHQGTFDKPSLNATSSPKANTSNAQCPKLVEQNRTTDTDPIAKMATTAESKLEAYTAVVVNSGADRRRTQDLSQSGLPVMDVFSDSLVHQSMDMARNANTFNLDDTLDFKVESWITSTPMPSKEEGKILGGVKKRHEDGPIKPDGQVPSEVPSNLVCDRKTFMKLVAAKSLLPPLKAASQLFKYKTASALPGRFEAQTYGQTMTRQRTEALRNTAAAVAAAAVAAVAAAAAPPQTAGISSSYKLRATTGSKQPNSGLQRPQLSGIPTGIQRAATGLRPLFMRNNTSFLNTNKLRGPAASSPGTKTSQGKRQSLTRGEPLPLAKRKKMDTSFSSGNTEASKSSCDTANGIKTLKRPTTTKRALPAKIQREVLASTAAEIPPSCAAVSKAKALKLPATSHRTLFAKPKDHGCANCAVLEQQLKMQSEVIRRLKEAAEEK from the exons ATGCACAGAGAGGCTGAGAGGACACCTGAAAAAATGTCTGCTCGACAATCCGTGCGCGTCTTGGATGCATTGCTGGAAGAGGAATGCATGCCAGAAGTTACGCTCCTTGATGATACATGTGACTCATTTCTTCATGGTGGCATGCCAGCTACTCCTGTGACCGCTGGGTCTTTGAAAAGCTGGATTACTTCTCTCCAGCCTTCCCAACTGACTTCATCTCCAAATTCAAACACCACAACTGAAATAATCCGCCCTCTGAATAAGAGCATGGATTTTAGCCAATCTCATGTAAACATTTCCAAAGTGGAAAATTATACTTGCAATACTAAATGGGATGGCATGAAAAAGTTGTCAGAAATTAGATCAATTGACAGTAAAAGTGATAAAGAAAATAACAAAGGCTACTCTCCTGTACTGTCCAGACATGCTTGGACAACAGCTAACGACTCTGATGACAAGATGAAAGACATCTCCGAGAGCATTTGTGCTCCTTTGGGCTGGCAGGAAAGCAGTTACTTCCCAGATATTACTCTTCTTGATGCTACGCGGGATTCTGAGCTTTCACAAGTTGAGGACTTATCCTCCACGGACGAGACACAGGAAACACCAGTGGCTAATCTGGAAAACAACCAGCCTCCCTCAGAGTTCAGCGAACAACGTGGGACAGAGCCTGACAGGTCGTATATGGTTCCAGGAGAAGAATTGTCAAGTACTAGTACTATTACTGGACATGTCACCCACACCACAATCTCCTTTAGCGAAAAATCTGATAAAAGTGTGGGGGGAAACAGAACGCAAACATTTCTggaagtaacgcagaatatttCTTCAAGCAGTGTTTTTGAAAACAGTAGGCCCTCATTGGAGCCCATCGGACCAAACATGGTGAAGATTGAAACATCAGCTGAAAAAACAATTGGTACCCATCCTGCTAATGTCACACATGACTTGAGCTCCTCGAGTGACATGTCTGCTCAGTGTGCTGCATCCCAGCTCTCTACCTCTGATGGGAAATGCAACACTAGTTTAAAGAACGTCACCTCTGAGCTTCATGTTGAACCTGTGCTTGACTGTAATTCTGTGGAAGCCAATGACAAGTCACTTACCAGCCACGATGCTGAAGTGACGACCAAGGAGACACAACCAAGCCCAAAAACATCTGGGTCTGTTAACGGCATGTCTGCTAACGGCACGTTTACCTCCCTCCAGCCCTCGCAATCGAGTTCCTCTACGGATCTAAACGCCACTGCCGAAATAACCAGCCCTCAGAACAAGACTCTGGATCTCCCTCCGTCTGATGTAAACAGCTGCAAAGCGAAGAGTCAGGTTACAGTAGACGCTACTTCAGTCATTAACAACTCCATCGAAGGTTCCCAGAATCAAAATTATTCCACTGTAAATGCCAGTGGTCCCGGTAACATGGTGAACGCCACTTTTCCCCGACATTCTCTTAGAACATCAAGTGCCGGTACTATTTTAGTGGAATCTGGTGCAGGAACATTTTGCCTCGAAAACAATACTTTCGATGCTAAACTTCTCCCTAAGCAGAATGGCACAATGACTTTGTCAGAATCAGGCCCACGTGACAGACACCAGGGTACTTTTGACAAGCCCTCTCTTAATGCAACCAGTAGCCCCAAAGCAAACACTTCTAATGCACAATGTCCTAAACTGGTAGAACAGAATAGGACTACAGATACAGACCCTATTGCCAAGATGGCTACCACCGCTGAGAGCAAGTTGGAAGCCTATACAGCTGTTGTGGTGAATTCTGGAGCTGATCGACGTAGAACTCAGGACCTTTCACAATCGGGTCTGCCTGTGATGGATGTTTTTTCCGACAGTTTAGTCCATCAAAGCATGGATATGGCAAGAAATGCAAACACGTTCAACTTGGATGATACCCTTGATTTCAAGGTGGAATCTTGGATCACTTCAACACCAATGCCTTCAAAAGAAGAGGGTAAAATCTTAGGAGGAGTGAAAAAACGACATGAGGATGGTCCCATTAAACCGGATGGTCAAGTGCCGTCTGAGGTCCCATCGAACCTCGTCTGTGACCGGAAAACTTTCATGAAGCTTGTAGCTGCTAAATCCCTTTTGCCTCCTTTGAAAGCTGCATCCCAGTTGTTCAAATACAAGACAGCCTCTGCGCTTCCAGGAAGGTTTGAGGCGCAGACATACGGACAGACCATGACGAGACAAAGAACCGAGGCTCTGagaaatactgctgctgctgttgctgctgctgctgttgctgctgttgctgctgctgctgctcctccACAG ACTGCAGGAATATCAAGCTCATACAAGTTACGTGCAACAACAG GATCCAAGCAACCCAATTCTGGCTTGCAGAGGCCGCAGTTGAGTGGAATACCGACCGGCATTCAGAGAGCTGCGACAGGTCTCAGACCATTATTCATGAGAAACAACACATCATTTTTAAATACAAACAAACTCCGTGGACCTGCAG CTTCTTCTCCTGGGACGAAGACTTCACAAGGAAAGAGGCAGTCATTAACCAGAGGTGAACCTTTGCCACTAGCAAAGAGGAAGAAAATGG ATACTTCCTTCTCAAGTGGTAATACTGAAGCCTCAAAATCTTCCTGTGATACTGCAAACGGAATCAAAACCCTCAAACGGCCCACAACCACTAAGAGAGCTTTGCCAGCCAAAATCCAAAGGGAAG TGCTAGCCAGTACTGCTGCTGAAATCCCACCATCCTGTGCTGCCGTTAGCAAAGCCAAAGCCCTGAAACTGCCTGCGACCAGCCATAGAACGCTGTTTGCTAAACCTAAAGACCATG GCTGCGCCAACTGTGCCGTGCTTGAACAGCAACTGAAAATGCAGTCAGAAGTAATAAGGAGACTAAAAGAAG CTGCTGAAGAAAagtaa
- the LOC117464689 gene encoding uncharacterized protein isoform X2, with the protein MHREAERTPEKMSARQSVRVLDALLEEECMPEVTLLDDTCDSFLHGGMPATPVTAGSLKSWITSLQPSQLTSSPNSNTTTEIIRPLNKSMDFSQSHVNISKVENYTCNTKWDGMKKLSEIRSIDSKSDKENNKGYSPVLSRHAWTTANDSDDKMKDISESICAPLGWQESSYFPDITLLDATRDSELSQVEDLSSTDETQETPVANLENNQPPSEFSEQRGTEPDRSYMVPGEELSSTSTITGHVTHTTISFSEKSDKSVGGNRTQTFLEVTQNISSSSVFENSRPSLEPIGPNMVKIETSAEKTIGTHPANVTHDLSSSSDMSAQCAASQLSTSDGKCNTSLKNVTSELHVEPVLDCNSVEANDKSLTSHDAEVTTKETQPSPKTSGSVNGMSANGTFTSLQPSQSSSSTDLNATAEITSPQNKTLDLPPSDVNSCKAKSQVTVDATSVINNSIEGSQNQNYSTVNASGPGNMVNATFPRHSLRTSSAGTILVESGAGTFCLENNTFDAKLLPKQNGTMTLSESGPRDRHQGTFDKPSLNATSSPKANTSNAQCPKLVEQNRTTDTDPIAKMATTAESKLEAYTAVVVNSGADRRRTQDLSQSGLPVMDVFSDSLVHQSMDMARNANTFNLDDTLDFKVESWITSTPMPSKEEGKILGGVKKRHEDGPIKPDGQVPSEVPSNLVCDRKTFMKLVAAKSLLPPLKAASQLFKYKTASALPGRFEAQTYGQTMTRQRTEALRNTAAAVAAAAVAAVAAAAAPPQTAGISSSYKLRATTGSKQPNSGLQRPQLSGIPTGIQRAATGLRPLFMRNNTSFLNTNKLRGPAASSPGTKTSQGKRQSLTRDTSFSSGNTEASKSSCDTANGIKTLKRPTTTKRALPAKIQREVLASTAAEIPPSCAAVSKAKALKLPATSHRTLFAKPKDHGCANCAVLEQQLKMQSEVIRRLKEAAEEK; encoded by the exons ATGCACAGAGAGGCTGAGAGGACACCTGAAAAAATGTCTGCTCGACAATCCGTGCGCGTCTTGGATGCATTGCTGGAAGAGGAATGCATGCCAGAAGTTACGCTCCTTGATGATACATGTGACTCATTTCTTCATGGTGGCATGCCAGCTACTCCTGTGACCGCTGGGTCTTTGAAAAGCTGGATTACTTCTCTCCAGCCTTCCCAACTGACTTCATCTCCAAATTCAAACACCACAACTGAAATAATCCGCCCTCTGAATAAGAGCATGGATTTTAGCCAATCTCATGTAAACATTTCCAAAGTGGAAAATTATACTTGCAATACTAAATGGGATGGCATGAAAAAGTTGTCAGAAATTAGATCAATTGACAGTAAAAGTGATAAAGAAAATAACAAAGGCTACTCTCCTGTACTGTCCAGACATGCTTGGACAACAGCTAACGACTCTGATGACAAGATGAAAGACATCTCCGAGAGCATTTGTGCTCCTTTGGGCTGGCAGGAAAGCAGTTACTTCCCAGATATTACTCTTCTTGATGCTACGCGGGATTCTGAGCTTTCACAAGTTGAGGACTTATCCTCCACGGACGAGACACAGGAAACACCAGTGGCTAATCTGGAAAACAACCAGCCTCCCTCAGAGTTCAGCGAACAACGTGGGACAGAGCCTGACAGGTCGTATATGGTTCCAGGAGAAGAATTGTCAAGTACTAGTACTATTACTGGACATGTCACCCACACCACAATCTCCTTTAGCGAAAAATCTGATAAAAGTGTGGGGGGAAACAGAACGCAAACATTTCTggaagtaacgcagaatatttCTTCAAGCAGTGTTTTTGAAAACAGTAGGCCCTCATTGGAGCCCATCGGACCAAACATGGTGAAGATTGAAACATCAGCTGAAAAAACAATTGGTACCCATCCTGCTAATGTCACACATGACTTGAGCTCCTCGAGTGACATGTCTGCTCAGTGTGCTGCATCCCAGCTCTCTACCTCTGATGGGAAATGCAACACTAGTTTAAAGAACGTCACCTCTGAGCTTCATGTTGAACCTGTGCTTGACTGTAATTCTGTGGAAGCCAATGACAAGTCACTTACCAGCCACGATGCTGAAGTGACGACCAAGGAGACACAACCAAGCCCAAAAACATCTGGGTCTGTTAACGGCATGTCTGCTAACGGCACGTTTACCTCCCTCCAGCCCTCGCAATCGAGTTCCTCTACGGATCTAAACGCCACTGCCGAAATAACCAGCCCTCAGAACAAGACTCTGGATCTCCCTCCGTCTGATGTAAACAGCTGCAAAGCGAAGAGTCAGGTTACAGTAGACGCTACTTCAGTCATTAACAACTCCATCGAAGGTTCCCAGAATCAAAATTATTCCACTGTAAATGCCAGTGGTCCCGGTAACATGGTGAACGCCACTTTTCCCCGACATTCTCTTAGAACATCAAGTGCCGGTACTATTTTAGTGGAATCTGGTGCAGGAACATTTTGCCTCGAAAACAATACTTTCGATGCTAAACTTCTCCCTAAGCAGAATGGCACAATGACTTTGTCAGAATCAGGCCCACGTGACAGACACCAGGGTACTTTTGACAAGCCCTCTCTTAATGCAACCAGTAGCCCCAAAGCAAACACTTCTAATGCACAATGTCCTAAACTGGTAGAACAGAATAGGACTACAGATACAGACCCTATTGCCAAGATGGCTACCACCGCTGAGAGCAAGTTGGAAGCCTATACAGCTGTTGTGGTGAATTCTGGAGCTGATCGACGTAGAACTCAGGACCTTTCACAATCGGGTCTGCCTGTGATGGATGTTTTTTCCGACAGTTTAGTCCATCAAAGCATGGATATGGCAAGAAATGCAAACACGTTCAACTTGGATGATACCCTTGATTTCAAGGTGGAATCTTGGATCACTTCAACACCAATGCCTTCAAAAGAAGAGGGTAAAATCTTAGGAGGAGTGAAAAAACGACATGAGGATGGTCCCATTAAACCGGATGGTCAAGTGCCGTCTGAGGTCCCATCGAACCTCGTCTGTGACCGGAAAACTTTCATGAAGCTTGTAGCTGCTAAATCCCTTTTGCCTCCTTTGAAAGCTGCATCCCAGTTGTTCAAATACAAGACAGCCTCTGCGCTTCCAGGAAGGTTTGAGGCGCAGACATACGGACAGACCATGACGAGACAAAGAACCGAGGCTCTGagaaatactgctgctgctgttgctgctgctgctgttgctgctgttgctgctgctgctgctcctccACAG ACTGCAGGAATATCAAGCTCATACAAGTTACGTGCAACAACAG GATCCAAGCAACCCAATTCTGGCTTGCAGAGGCCGCAGTTGAGTGGAATACCGACCGGCATTCAGAGAGCTGCGACAGGTCTCAGACCATTATTCATGAGAAACAACACATCATTTTTAAATACAAACAAACTCCGTGGACCTGCAG CTTCTTCTCCTGGGACGAAGACTTCACAAGGAAAGAGGCAGTCATTAACCAGAG ATACTTCCTTCTCAAGTGGTAATACTGAAGCCTCAAAATCTTCCTGTGATACTGCAAACGGAATCAAAACCCTCAAACGGCCCACAACCACTAAGAGAGCTTTGCCAGCCAAAATCCAAAGGGAAG TGCTAGCCAGTACTGCTGCTGAAATCCCACCATCCTGTGCTGCCGTTAGCAAAGCCAAAGCCCTGAAACTGCCTGCGACCAGCCATAGAACGCTGTTTGCTAAACCTAAAGACCATG GCTGCGCCAACTGTGCCGTGCTTGAACAGCAACTGAAAATGCAGTCAGAAGTAATAAGGAGACTAAAAGAAG CTGCTGAAGAAAagtaa